One Rosa chinensis cultivar Old Blush chromosome 5, RchiOBHm-V2, whole genome shotgun sequence genomic region harbors:
- the LOC112167159 gene encoding glucan endo-1,3-beta-glucosidase 13, with amino-acid sequence MTPFTFPVLASLLLSIFSIAFAAEKGSIGINYGRIANNLPAPTQVVELLKSQGITNVKLYDTDSAVLNALANSNISVVVCLPNELLSSAANDQSFADRWVQANISHYYPKTQIEAIAVGNEVFDDKNNTTDFLVPAMKNIHTSLKKYNLDSSIKLSSPIALSALQNSYPPSAGSFKPDLVQPVIKPLLDFLQQTGSYLMVNAYPFFAYAANSDKISLDYALLKQNPGNVDSGNGLRYMSLLEAQLDAVSAAMSAIGHQDVKMVVTETGWPSNGDENEIGAGKENAAAYNGNLVRRVLTGAGTPLKPQDTLNVYLFALFNENQKPGPTSERNYGLFYPDEKKVYDIPLTAAELSDGQSTPANESKTQVTTQPSGNTWCVANVNAGEEKLQAALDYACGEGGADCRPITDGSTCFNPNTLEAHASYAFNSYYQKKARGTGTCNFGGAAYVVTQPPRYGTCEFPTGY; translated from the exons ATGACCCCCTTCACATTCCCAGTTTTAGCCTCTCTGCTTCTCTCAATCTTCTCCATCGCCTTTGCAGCTG AAAAGGGTAGTATCGGAATTAACTATGGCCGAATAGCGAACAATCTACCAGCACCAACCCAAGTTGTCGAGCTGCTCAAATCCCAAGGCATCACCAACGTCAAGCTCTACGACACCGACTCCGCCGTCCTCAATGCCCTGGCCAACTCAAACATAAGCGTCGTCGTTTGTCTCCCCAACGAGCTTCTCTCCTCCGCCGCAAACGACCAGTCGTTCGCCGACAGATGGGTTCAAGCCAACATCTCCCACTACTACCCCAAAACCCAAATCGAAGCCATTGCTGTCGGAAACGAAGTCTTCGACGACAAGAACAACACCACCGACTTCCTCGTACCCGCCAtgaaaaacatccacacttccTTAAAAAAGTACAACCTCGACTCCTCCATAAAACTCTCTTCCCCAATTGCCCTCAGCGCCCTCCAAAACTCCTACCCTCCTTCTGCCGGGTCGTTCAAACCCGACTTGGTCCAACCCGTCATCAAACCCCTCCTGGATTTTCTCCAACAAACCGGGTCGTATCTCATGGTTAATGCCTACCCGTTTTTCGCTTACGCGGCTAACTCCGATAAGATCTCCTTGGATTACGCCCTGTTAAAGCAGAACCCGGGCAACGTGGACTCGGGTAATGGGCTTCGTTACATGAGTTTGTTGGAGGCCCAACTGGACGCCGTTTCCGCTGCCATGTCAGCAATCGGGCACCAGGACGTGAAGATGGTGGTGACGGAGACGGGGTGGCCTTCTAACGGCGACGAGAACGAGATTGGCGCCGGCAAGGAAAATGCGGCTGCGTATAACGGGAACTTGGTGCGTAGAGTTTTAACAGGAGCCGGAACGCCGTTAAAGCCTCAGGACACACTCAACGTGTACTTGTTCGCCCTCTTCAACGAGAATCAGAAACCAGGTCCCACATCGGAAAGGAACTACGGGCTGTTCTACCCGGACGAGAAGAAAGTCTACGACATACCACTCACGGCGGCGGAGCTCAGTGACGGCCAGTCAACTCCGGCCAACGAGAGCAAGACCCAAGTGACTACGCAACCATCGGGCAACACATGGTGCGTGGCGAATGTGAATGCCGGAGAGGAGAAGCTTCAGGCCGCGCTGGATTATGCTTGCGGAGAAGGAGGAGCGGATTGCCGTCCGATTACTGATGGGTCCACGTGTTTCAATCCGAACACTCTTGAGGCGCACGCTTCTTATGCGTTCAATAGCTATTACCAGAAGAAGGCTCGTGGAACCGGAACCTGCAATTTTGGGGGTGCAGCTTATGTTGTTACTCAACCTCCGA GGTACGGGACCTGTGAGTTCCCAACAGGTTACTGA